The DNA sequence ATTGGGGCTGTTGTAGATCATTTGCATGGCGGCACTCCTCTTCGCAGTGGCATCTGGCCTTGTTGTCCCGTAGGTGGGGTAGCCTTTGCCGGTTTCAAGGGGCTTGCGCTGCACACCCCGTTCTCCCGTTCGCGTGGGGTGTATCGGGTTAGAAGCCGATGTCTCTAAAACGTTTCCTATTGTGATCCGGTGCACTGAAATAGTTGTTAAAGAGTGTCATCGGCCATTTTTTTAATACCTTTAATCGGTCGAAATTGCCGATCGGTGCGGCTTCATTGTGCAGGCGGCGCGGAGGCGGGCGTCGCGTCCGCCGGCGCGGGCATAGGCGGTTGGGCCGACGGCTGCTCGGATGGCCGTTGCGTAGAGCCAGCCGGCTCGATTGCCGGCGCGGCAGATGCCGATGCCGGGGCAGGCGCGTTCGTTGCGTCCGGCGCCGTGCCGTCAGCCGGGGCAGCGGGAGCGGGCGCGGTCGATGCAGCCGGTGCAGCCGGCGGCGCGAGCGGGCCGTGCCACACGAGCTCGATCTGCGCGCCGTTCGGTTCGGTCTGCATCAGCCGCGCGGGCAGCCAGCCGAGCGACGGCGCGAGCCACATGTCGATGCGGCGCGTGTCGCCCGCGCGGCGCGGCAGCCGCATGAAGTGGCGGGCGCGCACGATGCCGGCCTGCGTGTGCACGTCCTCGTCGCCGATCACCATGATCGGCCAGGTCTCGCCGTTGTTGTTGTCGATCACGAAGAACTGCTGCGTGACGCCCGGCCGGTACGCCGACGGATTGCCGCGCACGAGGCCCGACAGTTGCATCAGCATGCTGAAGCGATCCTGCACGCCGTCGGGCAGCGGCGCGTTGTTCGGCGTGCGCGTGAACACGACCTGGTGAATCTCGCGGTTGAAGATCGCAATGTCCTCGGGGCGCTTGCCGCGCTGTTCCACATATCGGTCGGGCGCGACGCCGAAGGCGTCGATGCGGCCTTCGCTGCGGTACGTGAACGGGCCGATGAACGGCACCGGCATCGACACCGACAGATCGTACGTGCGTCCGTCGTTGCGCCAGTGGATCGTGCCGATCATGTTCTGCATTCCGTTGTAGAACGTGTCGTATTGCAGGTCGCCGGACGGCGGCGCGTCGAATTTCACGCCGCTCGTCGCGGGGCCTGGCGTCGCGGCGCTCGCGGCCGATGCTGCTTGCGCGCCGGACGCGCCAGCCGTGCCGCTCGCTGCCGACGCGGCCGATGCTCCCGATGCCGCAGCAGGCGACGGCTCGCCGTGCTCGGCGGTCTGCGTCGACGTCAGCACGCGCGGCTGCGCCGGCGCCGGCTTGCGCGCCGCGCGGGCCGGCTTCGCGGGCGCGGCGGCGGCCGCGGCCGGCGCGTCGACCGGTTTCGACGCGGGCCGGCGCTCGATCGGTTGCGGCTTCAACAGCTCGATCTGCACCGGAATCTCGGCGGGCGCGGGCGGCGTGAACGCGTCGCGATTGCGCGCGAGCCACCACGCGGCGAGCGCATGCAGCACCAGCACGACCACGAGCGCGACGCCCACGCGCAGCCAGCGGCGGGGCAGGACGTGACGAGGACGGGGGGCGGCAGGCGGCATCGACGAAATGGAGCGGAAGGAAGGCCATGGCGCAGCGGACGTGCCGCGCGTCACAGCTCGGACCGCCGCGCGCGCCGCGCGTTCGCGTGCATCGCGGGCAGGGGCGCGCGCCGCCCGTCAGGCGTCGCGCGCGTCCGGACTATAGCCGAGTTCGTACGACAGTTTTTGCGCGCAAGCGCGCAGCGCGGTGTCGATCTCGCCGCCCCACGCGATGTCGAAGCTGCCTTCCTGGCCGAGCGCGACGACCGCGAGCGCGAGTTCGCCGACCGCATCGAACACCGGCATGCAGAACGCGTGGATCGTCGGCAGCAGCATCCCTTCGACGCGCGCGGCCCGATGCGCGCGCACGTCGGCGAGCACGGCGTCGACTTCGGCGAGCGTGCGCGGGCCGCCGTGATGCGGCGAGCGCCGCGTATCGGCGAGCTCGCGTTCGATCATCGCGGCCGTCTTGCTGCGCGGGAGGTACGCGGCGAACAGCAGGCCCGTCGCGGAACCGAGCAGCGGCATCACGTCGCCGAGCTTCAGCGACGCCTTCGCCGGATGGCTCGATTCCATCCAGTGCACGATCGTCGGGCCCTGGTTGCCCCATACTGCGATGCCGACCGTCTGGTCGACGCGGTCGCGCAGCTCGGTGAGCGCGATGCGCGCGAGCTTCACGCCGTCGACACGCGCGAGCCGCGCGAGCCCCATCTGCAGCGCGAAGCCGCCGAGTTCGTAGCGGCCCGACACCGGATCCTGCGACACGACGCCGAGCCGCGAGAAGCTGACCAGATAGCGGTGCGCCTTCGCGGGGCTCATGCCCGCGCGCTGCGCGAGGTCGCGCAGCATCATCGCGCGCGGCTCGCGCGTCAGCACGTCGAGCAGGCGGAAGCCGACCTCGATCGACTGGATGCCGGAGCGCAGCTTCTCGCCGCCTTCGCCGTGCTCGCCGGAGCCGGCGTCGTCGGTGTCGGAATCGGCGAGATCGTCGTCGGGAAGCGGGCTGGCGGGCATGGGCAACGGCGCGCGGCAAGGCGGCAAGGATGGAGCGAAAACGGCGCGCATGCGAGCGTGCGCGCCGCACGGATTCACCATCGTAAAATAGATTCCCTCCATCGTCACTACAACGGCAGACCCCCATGAAACTTGCATCGCTGAAGGACGGCACGCGCGATGGCCAGCTGATCGTCGTGTCGCGCGACCTGCACACCGCGGCGATCGCCGACGCGATCGCCCCGACGCTGCAGCGCGTCCTCGACGACTGGGCGTTCTACGCGCCGCAACTGCGCGAGCTGTACGACGCGCTGAACCACGGCCGCGCGCGTCACACGTTCGCGTTCGACGCGGCGAACTGCATGGCGCCGCTGCCGCGCGCCTTCCAGTGGGCCGACGGCTCCGCCTACGTGAACCACGTCGAGCTCGTGCGGCGCGCGCGCGGCGCCGAGATGCCGCCGGAGTTCTGGACCGATCCGCTGATGTACCAGGGCGGCAGCGACGACTTCCTCGGCGCGCGCGACGACATCGTGTGCGCGTCCGAGGAATGGGGCATCGACTTCGAGGCCGAGGTCGCGGTGATCACCGGCGACGTGCCGATGGGCGTATCGCCGGACGACGCGCTGAAGGGCGTGCGGCTCGTTACGCTGGTGAACGACGTGTCGCTGCGCAACCTGATTCCGGCCGAGCTCGCGAAGGGCTTCGGCTTCTTCCAGAGCAAGCCGGCCACCGCGTTCGCGCCGGTCGCGGTGACGCTCGACGAGCTCGGCGACGAATGGCGCGACGGCCGCGTGCACCGGCCGATGATCGTCCACTGGAACAACCGCAAGGTCGGCCAGCCGGACGCGGGCGCCGACATGGTGTTCCATTTCGGCCAACTGATCGCGCACGCGGCGAAGACGCGCAACCTGCGCGCCGGCTCGATCGTCGGCTCGGGCACCGTGTCGAACAAGGACGCGAAGCGCGGCTACTGCTGCATCGCCGAGAAGCGCTGCCTCGAGACGATCGAGCACGGCGCGCCGCAGACCGACTTCATGCGCTACGGCGACACCGTGCGCATCGAGATGTTCGATGCGGCCGGCAAGTCGATTTTCGGCGCGATCGAGCAGGCCGTCGCGCCGCCCGACGGCGCGGCCTGACGTACGGCGCTGACGCGCGGTCTGACGCGCGCGCCGCGGCCGGCCCGCGCGCCGGGTTTCGCCCGATGTTTGCCCGCGCGGGCTTGGCTACACTCGATTCAGGCGTTTCAACCGACCCACGAACCCGGGAGCTGGGCATGGCCGATCTTGCCGCCTATGGCGGTTACGAAGCATTGAAGGTGACGCGTCGCGCGCATGGCGTGCTCGACATCGTGATGAGCGGCGAGGGCGCGAACCGCAGCGGCCTCGCCACCGCGAACGCGCGGATGCATCGCGAGCTGGCCGACATCTGGCGCGACGTCGACCGCGATCCCGACACGCGGGTCGCGGTGATCCGCGGCGAGGGCAAGGGCTTTTCGGCGGGCGGCGATCTCGCGCTCGTCGAGGCGATGGCCGACGACTTCGACGTGCGTGCGCGCGTGTGGCGCGAGGCGCGCGACCTCGTCTACAACGTGATCAACTGCAGCAAGCCGATCGTGTCGGCGATGCATGGGCCGGCGGTGGGCGCGGGGCTCGTCGCGGGCCTGCTCGCCGACATCTCGATCGCCGCGAACGACGCGCGCATCATCGACGGCCATACGCGGCTCGGCGTCGCGGCCGGCGATCATGCGGCGATCGTCTGGCCGCTGCTGTGCGGGATGGCGAAGGCGAAGTACTACCTGCTGCTGTGCGAGCCGGTGAGCGGCGCCGAGGCCGAGCGCATCGGCCTCGTGTCGCTCGCGGTCGAGCCGGACGAGTTGCTGCCGAAGGCGTACGAAGTGGCCGAGCGGCTCGCGCACGGCTCGCAGTCGGCGATCCGCTGGACCAAGTACGCGCTGAACAACTGGCTGCGCAGCGCCGGGCCGACCTTCGATTCGTCGCTCGCGCTCGAATTCATGGGTTTTTCCGGGCCGGACGTGCAGGAAGGCATCCGTTCGCTGCGCGAGCGGCGCGCACCCGATTTCTCCCCGGACGCGCCGTTCTGACGCGCGCTATGATCGAATCACACGCGGCGCGGCCCGTGCCGGCCGCTTCGCTCACCCAGTCAACCAGGATGCCCGTATGACGACCGATGCCCCCGGCTCCAATCCTTTCGCCGGCTTCGCCGGCTTCAAGCCCGCCGACATGCTCGACCGGATGTGGGACATGATGCGGATGTCGCCGTTCGGCGGGATGGCGTCGTTTCCCGGCGCCGCGTCGGGGCTGCCGCCGTCGCTGTCGAGCATGTCCGACATGATGACGCCGCTCACGAGCGTCGAGGAGCTCGACAAGCGGATCACCGATCTGCGCGCGGTCGAGCAGTGGCTCAAGCTCAATCTCGGCATGCTGCAATCGGCGATCCAGGCGCTCGAGGTGCAACGCGCGACGCTCGCGACGCTGCGCGCGTTCGGCGCGTTCGCGCAAAGCTCGATGTCGGCCGCCGAGGAAGCCGCGGTCGCGGCGGCGCAGGCCGCGTCCGCGCCGCGCGCCGAGGCGAGCCAGCCGGCGCCGGACGCCGACGCGCCCGCGGCCGGCGACGCCGCGCAGCAGCCGTTCGATCCGGCCGGCTGGTGGAACCTGCTGCAGACGCAGTTCAACCAGCTCGCGAGTCTCGCGATGGCGCAGCCGGGCGCGCAGCCCGGGGCGCCGGCCGACGCGGCGCCCGAGCCGGCCGCGGGTGCGCCGGCACCGGCGGCGGCTGCGGCACCGGCTGGGTCGGCGGGCGCGGGCGCAGCCGCGCCACGCAAGCCGGCCGCGAAGCGGGCGAAGCCGGCCGGCTCGGCGGCCGCGCGCGCGGCCGCGGCGTCGTCGCCGGAAACGCGTCCGCCGAAGCGCTCGACGTGACGCTTCGCACCTAGCCTGCAGGCCGACCATGCGACTCGCGCTCGTGCTGATGGGCGGCGGCGCACGCGCCGCGTATCAGGTCGGCGTGCTCAAGGCGCTGGCCGAGATCGCGCGCGAGGCCGATCCGCTCCGGCATACGACGCCGTTCGCGGTGGTCTGCGGGTCGTCGGCCGGCGCGATCAATGCGACGTCGATCGCGAGCCACGCCGACGATTTCTCGCACGGCGTGCGGCGCCTGCTCGAGTTCTGGGAGCCGCTGCGCGCCGACTACGTGTATCGCACCGACTGGCTCGGCATCGCGGCGGCGGGCGCGCGCTGGCTCGCGACGATGACGTTCGGCTGGGCGGCGCGCCGCTCGCCGCGCGGGCTGCTCGACAACGCGCCGCTCGCGCACCTGCTGCAGCGCGAGCTGAGCTTCCACCGGATCGAGCAGATGCTCGAGAGCCGGCTGCTGCATGCGCTGTCGATCACCGCGCTGAGCTACTCGAGCGGCCGCCATCTGACCTTCTACCAGGCCGCCGAGCCGATCCAGGCATGGCGGCGCGCGCAGCGCACCGCGCGACTCGTCGATCTGTCGGCGTCGCACCTGCTCGCGTCGTCGGCGATTCCGTTCGTGTTCCCCGCGGTGCCGCTCGTGCTCGACGGCCAGATCGAATACTTCGGCGACGGTTCGATCCGGCAGGTCGCGCCGCTGTCGCCGGCGATCCACTTCGGCGCGGACCGGATCGTCGTGATCGGCGCGGCGGATCCGCGGCCGGAAATCCCGGCGCCGAACGGCTCGGGGCTGGTGCGCGGCTATCCGACGCTCGCGCAGATCGGCCAGCAGGTGCTCGCCAGCGTGTTTCTCGACTCGATCGGCTCGGACATCGAACGCATCGAGCACATCAACCGGATGATCGAACACCTGCCGCACCAGGTCGAACTGGACAGCGGCTGGCGGCACGTCGACGTGCTCGCGATCGCGCCGTCCGAGCGCATCGAGCTGATCGCCGCGAAGCACCTGAAGCAGATGCCGGTGACGATGCGCGGGCTGCTCGGCGCGGTCGGCGGCAGCCAGCCGGCCGGCGCGTCGTTCGCGAGCTATCTGCTGTTCGAGGAGGCGTTCACGCGCGAACTGATCGAACTCGGCTACCGCGACGGCCGCGCGCAGCGCGACACGCTGGCCGCATGGATCGCGGGCGCCGACGGCGGCAGCGCGGCGGTGCCCGGCGCCCGGTCCGAAGACGGTCGGCCGGCTGGTGAAATGCGGGTCTGATGCGATGTCGCGCGGCTCGACGCGGCGCGACCGCGCGAGGCCGGTGACGTCGAGCACAGTCGCCCCACCGTTTTCCAGCTGCGCGGCGACTGCGAGCAGTGCGCCGGCGCAGGCGCCCGTTGTGTTTCGCGACGCGCGCCCCGCGACCGTTCGTCGCACCGCCATTGGCGGCGCGCGACCGGGCGGGCGTCTCGGAACCGTCATGCCCGCGTGCTATCATGGCCGCCGCCGTATACACCATATCGAGCAGTCTGCTTGCCGGCCGCTGTGCGCGATTCCGCCTGGAGCCGCGTCGCGCCGGGCAGGTTCGCCAACGGGCCGGCTTGCGCCGGCCACCACATCGGGCACGCGCAGCCGGTTCCGTTCGAACGGAGCGGGGCCGCGGCGTGCTTCAGGGCGGCAGCGCGGCCGCCCGGCTGCCGGACGTGGAATCTGCGTCCGGGGGCCGGTTTCCCGCGTAAAATTAGAGTCTTGGCTGCAAAAAGCGCGTTCGCGCGCCGCTGCGGCAACAGTCACGTTTAGAGAAGTCGCATTGCGCAGAACAGGGGTGGGACCATCATGAACACCATGCTTTATCCGGAACTTTACAGGTCGCTCGAGGCAGTCCGCTGGGACATGGAGAAGGACATTCCGTGGGACAAGTTCGACGCATCGCTGCTCACCGACGAGCAGGCGAAGACGATCAAGATGAACGCGATCACCGAATGGTCGGCGCTGCCCGCGACCGAAATGTTCCTGCGCGACAACCAGCACGACAGCGATTTTTCCGCATTCATGAGCGTGTGGTTCTTCGAAGAGCAGAAGCATTCGCTGGTGCTGATGGAATACCTGCGCCGCTTCCGGCCGGAAATGGTGCCGACCGAAGAGGAACTGCACGCGGTGCGCTTCGAGTTCGATCCGGCGCCGCCGCTCGAAACATTGATGCTGCACTTCTGCGGCGAGATCCGCCTGAATCACTGGTATCGCTGCGCGGCCGACTGGCACACCGAGCCGGTGATCAAGCACATCTACGAAACGATCTCGCGCGATGAAGCGCGCCACGGCGGCGCGTATCTGCGCTACATGAAGAAGGCGCTGAACAACTGCGGCGACGTCGCGCGCGCGGCGTTCGCGAAGATCGGCGTGCTGATGGCGTCGGCGCGCCGCACCGAGAAGCCGCTGCACCCGACCAACCTGCACGTGAACCAGGCGCTGTTCCCGCGCGACACCGTGCAGTCGCGCCTGCCCGATCCGGAATGGCTCGAGCGCTGGCTCGACGAGCAGATCCGCTTCGACGGCGAGTGGGAAAAGAAGGTCGTCGACCGCATCCTGCACAACCTGTCGATCCTGTTCGAGCGCACCTTCGCGACCGCGCAGGAGCTGAACCGCTATCGCAAGGAAGTCACGAACCGCCTGCAAGCCGAAAGCGGCCCGTCGTCGGCCGCGCAGCCGGCCTGAGGCCGCGCGGCGTCGCAGCCGGCGCGATGCTGCGCCGGCCGCGTTCGCCGTCGTTCGACGCATGAAGCCCGCCCGGTGGTCCGGCGGGCTTTTTATCTGGCGCCGCCGCGTTGCGTCGCGACGCGCAGCGTGTGCCGCCCACGCCATCCGACCTTCATCATGCCCGCTACTTTCGAACGCAAGCTGATCACCCGCGACGCGCTGGTCGCCCTGCGCGCCTCGCTGCCTTCGCCCGTCGTCTTCACCAACGGTGTGTTCGACATCCTGCATCGCGGCCACGTCACGTATCTCGCCGATGCGAAGGCGCTCGGCGCCTGCCTGATCGTCGGCGTGAACAGCGATGCGTCGGTGCGCATGCTCGGCAAGGGCGACGATCGCCCGATCAATCGCGACGACGACCGGATGGCGCTGCTCGCGGCGCTGGAGAGCGTCGACTGGGTCGTGAAGTTCGAGGAGAAGACGCCGGTGTCGCTGATCGAGGCCGTCCGTCCGGACATCCTCGTGAAGGGCGGCGACTACGACATGGACGCGCTGCCGGAGTCGGCGCTCGTGCGCGGCTGGGGCGGGCGCGCGCTCGCGATTCCGTTCGAGCACGATCGGTCGACCACGGCGTTGCTGAAGAAGGTGCGCGCGCAGCAGCCTTGAGCCGCCGCGCACCGCACCGTCACGGCGCCGAGGCCGGCAACGGCTCCGCAGTGACGGCCGGCGCGGCGATCGGCGCGCCGATCACCGGCTGATCGGTCGCCTGCGCGAGCGGCGTTGCCCGCAACACCTCCGGATGCACCTGC is a window from the Burkholderia vietnamiensis LMG 10929 genome containing:
- a CDS encoding enoyl-CoA hydratase/isomerase family protein, which produces MADLAAYGGYEALKVTRRAHGVLDIVMSGEGANRSGLATANARMHRELADIWRDVDRDPDTRVAVIRGEGKGFSAGGDLALVEAMADDFDVRARVWREARDLVYNVINCSKPIVSAMHGPAVGAGLVAGLLADISIAANDARIIDGHTRLGVAAGDHAAIVWPLLCGMAKAKYYLLLCEPVSGAEAERIGLVSLAVEPDELLPKAYEVAERLAHGSQSAIRWTKYALNNWLRSAGPTFDSSLALEFMGFSGPDVQEGIRSLRERRAPDFSPDAPF
- a CDS encoding IclR family transcriptional regulator translates to MPASPLPDDDLADSDTDDAGSGEHGEGGEKLRSGIQSIEVGFRLLDVLTREPRAMMLRDLAQRAGMSPAKAHRYLVSFSRLGVVSQDPVSGRYELGGFALQMGLARLARVDGVKLARIALTELRDRVDQTVGIAVWGNQGPTIVHWMESSHPAKASLKLGDVMPLLGSATGLLFAAYLPRSKTAAMIERELADTRRSPHHGGPRTLAEVDAVLADVRAHRAARVEGMLLPTIHAFCMPVFDAVGELALAVVALGQEGSFDIAWGGEIDTALRACAQKLSYELGYSPDARDA
- the rfaE2 gene encoding D-glycero-beta-D-manno-heptose 1-phosphate adenylyltransferase, with the protein product MPATFERKLITRDALVALRASLPSPVVFTNGVFDILHRGHVTYLADAKALGACLIVGVNSDASVRMLGKGDDRPINRDDDRMALLAALESVDWVVKFEEKTPVSLIEAVRPDILVKGGDYDMDALPESALVRGWGGRALAIPFEHDRSTTALLKKVRAQQP
- a CDS encoding patatin-like phospholipase family protein gives rise to the protein MRLALVLMGGGARAAYQVGVLKALAEIAREADPLRHTTPFAVVCGSSAGAINATSIASHADDFSHGVRRLLEFWEPLRADYVYRTDWLGIAAAGARWLATMTFGWAARRSPRGLLDNAPLAHLLQRELSFHRIEQMLESRLLHALSITALSYSSGRHLTFYQAAEPIQAWRRAQRTARLVDLSASHLLASSAIPFVFPAVPLVLDGQIEYFGDGSIRQVAPLSPAIHFGADRIVVIGAADPRPEIPAPNGSGLVRGYPTLAQIGQQVLASVFLDSIGSDIERIEHINRMIEHLPHQVELDSGWRHVDVLAIAPSERIELIAAKHLKQMPVTMRGLLGAVGGSQPAGASFASYLLFEEAFTRELIELGYRDGRAQRDTLAAWIAGADGGSAAVPGARSEDGRPAGEMRV
- a CDS encoding fumarylacetoacetate hydrolase family protein, with translation MKLASLKDGTRDGQLIVVSRDLHTAAIADAIAPTLQRVLDDWAFYAPQLRELYDALNHGRARHTFAFDAANCMAPLPRAFQWADGSAYVNHVELVRRARGAEMPPEFWTDPLMYQGGSDDFLGARDDIVCASEEWGIDFEAEVAVITGDVPMGVSPDDALKGVRLVTLVNDVSLRNLIPAELAKGFGFFQSKPATAFAPVAVTLDELGDEWRDGRVHRPMIVHWNNRKVGQPDAGADMVFHFGQLIAHAAKTRNLRAGSIVGSGTVSNKDAKRGYCCIAEKRCLETIEHGAPQTDFMRYGDTVRIEMFDAAGKSIFGAIEQAVAPPDGAA
- a CDS encoding DUF3108 domain-containing protein, encoding MPPAAPRPRHVLPRRWLRVGVALVVVLVLHALAAWWLARNRDAFTPPAPAEIPVQIELLKPQPIERRPASKPVDAPAAAAAAPAKPARAARKPAPAQPRVLTSTQTAEHGEPSPAAASGASAASAASGTAGASGAQAASAASAATPGPATSGVKFDAPPSGDLQYDTFYNGMQNMIGTIHWRNDGRTYDLSVSMPVPFIGPFTYRSEGRIDAFGVAPDRYVEQRGKRPEDIAIFNREIHQVVFTRTPNNAPLPDGVQDRFSMLMQLSGLVRGNPSAYRPGVTQQFFVIDNNNGETWPIMVIGDEDVHTQAGIVRARHFMRLPRRAGDTRRIDMWLAPSLGWLPARLMQTEPNGAQIELVWHGPLAPPAAPAASTAPAPAAPADGTAPDATNAPAPASASAAPAIEPAGSTQRPSEQPSAQPPMPAPADATPASAPPAQ
- a CDS encoding ferritin, which translates into the protein MNTMLYPELYRSLEAVRWDMEKDIPWDKFDASLLTDEQAKTIKMNAITEWSALPATEMFLRDNQHDSDFSAFMSVWFFEEQKHSLVLMEYLRRFRPEMVPTEEELHAVRFEFDPAPPLETLMLHFCGEIRLNHWYRCAADWHTEPVIKHIYETISRDEARHGGAYLRYMKKALNNCGDVARAAFAKIGVLMASARRTEKPLHPTNLHVNQALFPRDTVQSRLPDPEWLERWLDEQIRFDGEWEKKVVDRILHNLSILFERTFATAQELNRYRKEVTNRLQAESGPSSAAQPA
- a CDS encoding PhaM family polyhydroxyalkanoate granule multifunctional regulatory protein; translated protein: MTTDAPGSNPFAGFAGFKPADMLDRMWDMMRMSPFGGMASFPGAASGLPPSLSSMSDMMTPLTSVEELDKRITDLRAVEQWLKLNLGMLQSAIQALEVQRATLATLRAFGAFAQSSMSAAEEAAVAAAQAASAPRAEASQPAPDADAPAAGDAAQQPFDPAGWWNLLQTQFNQLASLAMAQPGAQPGAPADAAPEPAAGAPAPAAAAAPAGSAGAGAAAPRKPAAKRAKPAGSAAARAAAASSPETRPPKRST